Proteins encoded together in one Styela clava chromosome 12, kaStyClav1.hap1.2, whole genome shotgun sequence window:
- the LOC144430395 gene encoding uncharacterized protein LOC144430395, producing MAAKPVSQEELERLLADLNGQYRSAEELMLNPRNKEILHSQVKEIDAMFVEYSKAYEVHVAELPVDEEAQRVAKESFQRGSYGYEEFKAHVEEWLSRQESTQIVENPPSKPQSIASRKSSNMSRPRSARTASSYKSTSSSYKRTEAIAVRELAKLKMKQLSELEQAERNTEEINQQAEEMNQRAEEKKRKAQEIKSASEREIRRLQAIHEYQAACVEAEVWERSSNRNERVQFQEIDSGPPIAQLVECEAARAEVNTPQVGQTNCIVPPREPQVRLSLDPVQEVVAEVMNPVNQEFRTRQGGMRQANLVSPVEVPNMPSQDVGSILATMTSTMRDMVDLPKPELLSFHGSHEEYTRFMNSFRINIENKISDDNLRLTYLQQFCKGKARELIRQCSVYPPTEGLTLAKRLLREAYGRPLLIARTYMEELVHGPMLKPDDRDSLLDLSHKMEECYLTLSHWKQYSDLNNFDNIAQLSCRLPLKYHNKWEEEAADYENRNIELKFEHLLKFVKKAAITAQSSMGKAMRAHKEREKAKHPQKKRIYANSTSTSGDGKPEQSTEKKGTFVRNRYRCVICSKDHFLIHCPEFERKSASEREATIREFHICRNCLYIGHMARQCRKNPACTERGCGGRHHRMLHRNVADTKRKEQSTSSATQTATSGSTLTNYTRNSAGVYLNIVPVKVSSPQGREIEVYCFLDEGSTSCLCDKRLMELLEMDGEPMSYSITTVNTPNPQKQDGFALDLTVKPLKGEGCVTLHRVLTVDEIPTVPNKLPKRIELQRHEYLEGIEFPKLPDERVMLMIGVNVRT from the coding sequence ATGGCTGCAAAACCAGTTTCACAAGAAGAACTGGAACGTTTATTGGCTGATCTGAATGGTCAGTATAGATCAGCAGAAGAATTGATGTTGAATCCAAGAAATAAGGAGATTCTACACTCCCAAGTAAAAGAAATAGATGCAATGTTTGTGGAGTATTCTAAAGCTTATGAAGTACATGTTGCAGAACTGCCAGTAGATGAAGAGGCTCAAAGAGTAGCTAAAGAATCTTTCCAGAGAGGAAGTTATGGATATGAAGAGTTCAAAGCACATGTTGAAGAGTGGCTTTCCAGACAAGAAAGCACACAAATCGTTGAGAATCCTCCATCAAAACCACAATCTATAGCTAGTAGAAAATCATCTAATATGTCAAGACCTCGATCTGCAAGGACAGCATcgagttacaaaagtacaagTTCCAGTTACAAGAGAACTGAGGCAATAGCTGTCAGAGaacttgcaaaattgaaaatgaagcaACTGTCAGAGTTGGAACAGGCTGAACGAAATACTGAAGAAATAAACCAGCAAGCTGAAGAAATGAATCAGCGAGCTGAAGAAAAGAAGCGAAAAGCTCAAGAAATAAAATCAGCATCGGAGAGAGAAATAAGGCGATTACAAGCTATACACGAATATCAAGCCGCATGTGTAGAGGCTGAAGTGTGGGAAAGAAGCTCTAATCGCAATGAAAGGGTACAGTTTCAAGAAATAGATTCTGGACCACCGATAGCACAATTGGTAGAATGTGAAGCAGCACGGGCTGAAGTAAACACACCTCAAGTGGGTCAAACCAATTGTATTGTGCCTCCTAGAGAGCCACAAGTTAGATTATCCCTGGATCCGGTCCAGGAAGTGGTAGCGGAAGTGATGAATCCCGTTAATCAAGAATTTCGAACTAGACAAGGTGGAATGAGACAGGCTAATTTGGTGAGTCCTGTAGAAGTACCTAATATGCCATCACAAGATGTTGGCTCAATTCTTGCTACTATGACATCTACAATGCGTGACATGGTAGATTTACCTAAACCAGAATTACTTTCGTTTCATGGTTCTCATGAAGAATATACAAGATTCATGAATAGTTTCAGGATAAATATTGAGAACAAGATTTCAGATGACAATCTGAGACTTACTTACTTGCAACAGTTTTGCAAAGGTAAAGCAAGAGAATTGATTCGTCAATGTTCTGTATATCCTCCTACAGAAGGATTGACTTTAGCAAAGAGACTTCTAAGAGAAGCTTACGGAAGACCATTGTTGATTGCCAGAACTTATATGGAAGAGTTGGTACATGGTCCAATGTTGAAACCAGATGATCGAGATAGTCTTCTGGATCTTTCTCATAAAATGGAAGAATGTTACCTAACGCTGTCGCATTGGAAGCAATATTCAGAtctaaataattttgacaatattGCGCAACTTTCATGTAGATTACCCCTGAAGTACCATAATAAATGGGAAGAAGAGGCAGCAGATTATGAGAATAGAAACATTGAACTAAAATTTGAACATCTTTTAAAGTTTGTCAAGAAAGCAGCAATTACGGCACAATCATCGATGGGCAAAGCTATGAGAGCTCATAAAGAGAGGGAAAAGGCTAAACACCCTCAAAAGAAGAGAATTTATGCAAATTCTACTTCAACAAGTGGTGATGGCAAACCTGAACAATCTACCGAGAAAAAAGGTACATTTGTGAGAAATAGATACAGATGTGTTATCTGTTCAAAAGATCATTTTCTTATTCATTGTCCAGAGTTTGAAAGAAAATCTGCAAGTGAACGCGAGGCTACAATTCgtgaatttcatatttgcagaaaCTGTTTATACATTGGTCATATGGCACGGCAATGTCGTAAGAATCCTGCATGTACTGAGAGAGGATGTGGTGGCAGACATCATAGAATGCTTCATCGAAATGTTGCAGATACTAAGCGAAAAGAGCAAAGTACAAGTTCCGCTACTCAAACTGCTACATCGGGATCGACCTTAACAAACTATACCAGAAATTCAGCTGGAGTATACTTGAATATAGTTCCAGTGAAAGTATCCTCACCTCAAGGTAGAGAAATTGAAGTATACTGTTTCCTAGACGAGGGAAGCACCTCTTGTCTATGTGATAAAAGATTGATGGAACTTTTAGAGATGGATGGTGAACCAATGAGTTATTCCATTACTACTGTAAACACACCGAATCCACAGAAACAAGATGGATTCGCTCTTGACTTAACTGTTAAACCACTGAAAGGGGAAGGTTGTGTGACATTACATCGTGTGCTCACTGTGGATGAAATTCCGACAGTACCAAATAAATTACCTAAAAGGATTGAATTACAAAGGCATGAATATCTCGAGGGTATTGAATTTCCAAAATTACCAGATGAAAGAGTGATGCTCATGATTGGCGTGAATGTACGTACCTGA
- the LOC120329245 gene encoding uncharacterized protein LOC120329245, with protein sequence MYRLSRLSKYGRVASPRFMSSAGNLGGRVAIITAGTDGIGLAIAKRLGQNGARVVVSSRKQKNIDRAVDELKSIGIKVLGIPCDVADSEQRQNLIKKTMKDFGSINILVQNAGVNPHLLNIMETPGSVLDKTYGLHIKANFQIVQEIFPHMTKSEHQGSIILTSSIIGYTSQLIPGAYAITKASISAMVRAFTPELMNRNIRINCVSFGGIDTSFFQKVQQNQPFRDSLLSYVPMKRFGTVDECAGFAAYLASDDASYVTGENFVIAGGLYSRP encoded by the exons ATGTATCGCCTTTCACGTCTCTCAAAATATGGGCGGGTGGCGTCCCCGCGTTTTATGTCATCGGCCGGAAATCTTGGTGGCAGAGTGGCAATTATTACTGCAGGAACAGATGGTATAGGACTTGCAATTGCCAAACGATTGGGACAGAATGGAGCTCGTGTCGTTGTTAGTAGCCGAAAGCAGAAAAATATTGATCGTGCagttgatgaattgaaatcaattGGAATAAAg GTTTTAGGAATACCATGCGACGTTGCTGATTCTGAGCAAAGACAAAATTTGATCAAAAAGACAATGAAAGACTTTGGTTCCATAAATATTCTTGTTCAGAATGCTGGAGTCAATCCCCATCTTCTTAACATTATGGAAACTCCAGGAAGCGTTCTTGACAAAACATACGGCCTTCATATCAAAGCTAACTTTCAGATCGTACAAGAAATATTTCCTCATATGACCAAAAGTGAGCACCAAGGTTCTATTATATTAACGTCAAGCATTATTGGTTATACATCTCAACTTATACCAGGAGCTTATGCAATCACCAAAGCATCGATCAGTGCCATGGTTCGTGCCTTTACGCCAGAACTAATGAATCGAAACATACGAATAAATTGTGTCTCCTTTGGAGGAATTGATACTtcgttttttcaaaaagttcaaCAGAACCAGCCTTTTCGTGATAGTCTATTGAGTTACGTTCCGATGAAACGTTTTGGAACTGTTGATGAATGCGCCGGCTTTGCGGCTTATTTAGCTTCAGACGATGCTAGTTACGTCACAGGGGAGAATTTCGTAATTGCTGGAGGGTTGTATAGCAGACCGTGA
- the LOC120329252 gene encoding uncharacterized protein LOC120329252, which yields MYRFPRFLKYGRVASPRFMSSAGNLDGRVAIVTAGTDGIGLAIAKRLGQNGAHVVVSSRKQKNIDREVDELNSIGIKVLGIPCDVADSEQRQILIERTMKDLGSINIFVQNAGVNPHLFNIMETPGSVLDKTYGLHIKANFQIVQEIFPHMAKSKHQGSIILTSSVLGYATQHLPGAYGITKASISAMVRAFMSELLNRNIRINCLAFGGIVTSFLQKLRRAFY from the exons ATGTATCGCTTTCCACGTTTCTTGAAATATGGGCGGGTGGCGTCTCCGCGTTTCATGTCTTCGGCTGGAAATCTTGATGGCAGAGTGGCAATTGTTACTGCAGGAACGGATGGTATAGGACTTGCAATTGCCAAACGATTGGGACAGAATGGAGCTCATGTTGTCGTTAGTAGCCGAAAGCAGAAAAATATCGATCGCGAAGTTGATGAATTGAATTCAATTGGAATAAAG GTTTTGGGAATACCATGTGACGTTGCTGATTCTGAGCAAAGACAAATTTTGATAGAAAGGACAATGAAAGATTTGGGttccataaatatttttgttcaaaatgctGGAGTCAATCCCCATCTTTTTAACATTATGGAAACTCCGGGAAGCGTTCTTGACAAAACGTACGGCCTTCATATCAAAGCTAACTTTCAGATCGTACAAGAAATATTTCCTCATATGGCGAAAAGCAAACACCAAGGTTCCATAATACTTACGTCAAGTGTCTTGGGTTATGCAACTCAACATTTACCTGGAGCGTATGGAATCACCAAAGCATCGATCAGTGCCATGGTTCGTGCCTTCATGTCAGAGCTTTTGAATCGAAACATACGAATAAATTGTCTTGCATTTGGAGGAATTGTTACTTCGTTTCTACAAAAACTTCGACGAGCCTTTTACTAA